Proteins from one Catenuloplanes atrovinosus genomic window:
- a CDS encoding ABC transporter ATP-binding protein, whose protein sequence is MTSPPAVDVKELVKRYPKAQVNAVDGISFDVAPGEIFGLLGPNGAGKSTTIGILTTRVRATSGSATVAGRDVIRDGVRARSAFAVVPQRSNLDRSLTPRQNLAFHAAYHGFSRAYRNARADELLEQFGLTEAANKKIDFYSGGMAQRLMIARAMMHEPAVLFLDEPTTGLDPQSRIFLWERVREMRDRGVTVVLTTHDMDEAAEMSDRVGIVDHGRLLALDTPEALTRRLTGQAVLELSVTPAPADDADKLIAALTDVDGVSRGEAVSAGAPALPPAALAALGGGSPPGPPGAPGTDEIKIRLYLDRAPAGLLGPVVAVLDARAATLANVHIGEPSLEDVFIDLTGRGLR, encoded by the coding sequence ATGACGTCACCACCCGCGGTTGATGTGAAAGAGCTCGTCAAGCGATACCCGAAGGCGCAGGTCAACGCGGTGGACGGGATCAGCTTCGACGTGGCGCCCGGCGAGATCTTCGGGCTGCTCGGGCCGAACGGCGCGGGCAAGTCCACCACGATCGGCATCTTGACCACCCGGGTCCGGGCCACCAGCGGCAGCGCCACCGTCGCCGGGCGGGACGTGATCCGCGACGGCGTCCGGGCGCGCAGCGCGTTCGCGGTGGTGCCGCAGCGCAGCAACCTGGACCGGTCGCTCACCCCCCGGCAGAACCTGGCGTTCCACGCGGCCTACCACGGGTTCTCCCGGGCGTACCGGAACGCCCGGGCGGACGAGTTGCTGGAGCAGTTCGGGCTGACCGAGGCCGCGAACAAGAAGATCGACTTCTACTCCGGCGGCATGGCGCAGCGCCTGATGATCGCGCGGGCCATGATGCACGAGCCGGCCGTGCTGTTCCTGGACGAGCCGACCACCGGCCTCGACCCGCAGTCCCGGATCTTCCTCTGGGAGCGGGTACGCGAGATGCGCGACCGCGGCGTGACCGTGGTGCTGACCACGCACGACATGGACGAGGCCGCGGAGATGTCGGACCGGGTCGGCATCGTCGACCACGGCCGGCTGCTGGCGCTGGACACGCCGGAGGCGCTCACCCGGCGCCTGACCGGCCAGGCCGTGCTGGAGCTGTCCGTCACGCCCGCGCCCGCCGACGACGCGGACAAGCTGATCGCGGCGCTGACCGACGTGGACGGCGTGAGCCGCGGCGAGGCGGTCAGCGCCGGCGCGCCCGCGCTCCCACCGGCCGCGCTCGCGGCCCTGGGCGGCGGATCACCACCGGGACCACCGGGAGCGCCCGGCACCGACGAGATCAAGATCCGGCTGTACCTGGACCGCGCGCCGGCCGGCCTGCTCGGCCCCGTGGTCGCGGTGCTGGACGCGCGCGCCGCCACGCTGGCGAACGTGCACATCGGCGAGCCCAGCCTGGAGGACGTCTTCATCGATCTGACCGGAAGGGGCCTGCGATGA
- a CDS encoding MarR family winged helix-turn-helix transcriptional regulator, protein MDTSRLHEAPLGSLLVLAARLAQHRWGGYLAAHHNLTPAGVAVLTTLGMHGGDLGHRRIAELCFFKPATLTGIVDTLERSGHVVRLPDEHDRRAIRIGITESGRLALAKVHEVRTLNTPLTPVDADPAKAAIIREFLLELISTMEDPDDVTTRG, encoded by the coding sequence GTGGACACCTCACGACTGCACGAGGCACCGCTCGGCAGCCTGCTCGTGCTGGCGGCCCGGCTGGCCCAGCATCGCTGGGGCGGTTACCTGGCCGCACACCACAACCTGACGCCGGCCGGCGTCGCCGTGCTCACCACGCTCGGCATGCACGGCGGCGACCTCGGTCACCGGCGGATCGCCGAGCTGTGCTTCTTCAAGCCCGCCACGCTCACCGGCATCGTCGACACGCTGGAGCGGTCGGGACACGTGGTGCGGCTGCCGGACGAGCACGACCGGCGCGCGATCCGGATCGGCATCACCGAGTCCGGCCGGCTCGCGCTGGCCAAGGTGCACGAGGTCCGCACCCTGAACACGCCGCTCACCCCGGTCGACGCCGACCCGGCGAAGGCCGCGATCATCCGCGAGTTTCTGCTGGAGCTGATCTCCACGATGGAGGACCCCGATGACGTCACCACCCGCGGTTGA
- a CDS encoding TetR/AcrR family transcriptional regulator has translation MRAGAGGDGRAGAVWLRVEPERARRAAPLTRERIVAEAVDLLDLHGIDGLTMRRLAERLGVTSTALYWHVKTKDDVLDLAVDHIFGEVALPEPAAWRDDVRALAGGWRAAMLRHPWAPGLIGRPMLGPNVLARTEFLQAALARGGFAGRELAVVTRLLANYVIGAALTESTWRQHRDPRARQHLLANRDAYPTLAASGHLDEPPWDDDELFTRGLDAILAATPEPRE, from the coding sequence ATGAGGGCCGGGGCGGGTGGTGACGGCCGGGCGGGTGCGGTGTGGCTGCGGGTCGAGCCGGAGCGGGCGCGGCGGGCGGCGCCACTGACCCGGGAGCGGATCGTGGCGGAGGCGGTCGACCTCCTCGACCTGCACGGCATCGACGGGCTGACCATGCGGCGCCTGGCCGAGCGGCTCGGCGTCACGTCGACCGCGCTCTACTGGCACGTGAAGACCAAGGACGACGTGCTGGACCTGGCGGTCGACCACATCTTCGGCGAGGTGGCGCTGCCCGAGCCGGCCGCCTGGCGGGACGACGTCCGCGCGCTGGCCGGCGGCTGGCGCGCCGCGATGCTGCGGCATCCGTGGGCGCCGGGCCTGATCGGCCGCCCGATGCTCGGGCCGAACGTGCTGGCGCGCACCGAGTTCCTCCAGGCGGCGCTGGCCCGGGGCGGTTTCGCCGGCCGGGAACTGGCCGTGGTCACCCGGCTGCTGGCCAACTACGTGATCGGCGCGGCGCTCACCGAGAGCACCTGGCGGCAGCACCGCGACCCGCGGGCGCGACAGCACCTGCTGGCGAACCGGGACGCCTACCCCACACTGGCCGCCTCCGGGCACCTGGACGAGCCACCGTGGGACGACGACGAGCTGTTCACCCGGGGGCTGGACGCCATCCTGGCGGCCACGCCGGAGCCGCGCGAATAA
- a CDS encoding PadR family transcriptional regulator → MSTTRLMILGLVRWTQPVHGYDVRRELLSWSADKWANVQPGSIYHALRKLTEDGMLREVATEQVGARPARTTYELTPKGEEEFQNLLRGAWWNLEGAVDPFFAAFALLPALPREEAAAALRNRARMLRANNESLRAAMESGWMSPSSGKPPHVAWMWQLQMARAEGEIAWCERVAALVESGESYQPAATPWPQGWQGFTADIE, encoded by the coding sequence GTGTCTACCACCCGCCTCATGATCCTCGGTCTCGTGCGCTGGACCCAGCCGGTGCACGGGTACGACGTCCGCCGCGAGCTGCTCAGCTGGAGCGCCGACAAGTGGGCGAACGTGCAGCCCGGCTCGATCTACCACGCGCTGCGCAAGCTCACCGAGGACGGGATGCTGCGCGAGGTGGCGACCGAGCAGGTGGGCGCGCGCCCGGCCCGCACCACGTACGAACTCACGCCCAAGGGCGAGGAGGAGTTCCAGAATCTGCTGCGCGGCGCGTGGTGGAACCTGGAGGGCGCGGTCGACCCGTTCTTCGCCGCGTTCGCGCTGCTCCCCGCGCTGCCCCGGGAGGAGGCGGCGGCCGCGCTGCGCAACCGCGCCCGGATGCTCCGGGCGAACAACGAGAGCCTGCGCGCCGCGATGGAGTCCGGCTGGATGAGCCCGTCCTCCGGTAAGCCGCCGCACGTGGCCTGGATGTGGCAGCTGCAGATGGCCCGCGCGGAGGGGGAGATCGCCTGGTGCGAGCGGGTGGCGGCGCTGGTGGAGAGCGGCGAGTCGTACCAGCCGGCGGCCACGCCCTGGCCGCAGGGATGGCAGGGGTTCACCGCCGACATTGAGTAA
- a CDS encoding ATP-binding cassette domain-containing protein: MIETKGLRKSFRNRRGTVDAVRGVDLCVEAGEIYGFLGPNGAGKTTTLRMLATLITPDGGAATIAGADLLRAPGEVRRRIGYVAQGGSTSDGSIARQELVLQSRFYGVSKAESRRRADAAIQAFQLTEFADRPCATYSGGQRRRVDIALGVIHQPRVVFLDEPTTGLDPQSRAHMWDEIRRLRDQGMTVFVTTHYLDEADALCDRISIMDHGTLVAEGTPAELKREIAGDVVTVGVDGSAPEAAKLLDGAPFVTGLEQTGDGLRLYVDAGGTAIPQIMRVLDGAGIALGKIELHRPSLDDVFLAKTGRSLRES; this comes from the coding sequence ATGATCGAGACGAAGGGGTTGCGGAAATCGTTCCGCAACCGGCGGGGGACGGTCGACGCCGTGCGCGGCGTCGACCTGTGTGTGGAGGCCGGGGAGATATACGGCTTCCTCGGTCCCAACGGGGCCGGCAAGACCACCACGCTGCGCATGCTGGCCACGCTGATCACGCCGGACGGCGGCGCCGCCACGATCGCCGGCGCCGACCTGCTCCGGGCGCCCGGCGAGGTCCGCCGCCGGATCGGCTACGTGGCGCAGGGCGGCAGCACGTCGGACGGCAGCATCGCGCGGCAGGAACTGGTGCTGCAGTCCCGGTTCTACGGCGTCAGCAAGGCCGAGTCGCGGCGCCGGGCCGACGCGGCGATCCAGGCGTTCCAGCTCACCGAGTTCGCCGACCGGCCGTGCGCGACGTATTCCGGCGGTCAGCGCCGCCGGGTCGACATCGCGCTCGGCGTCATCCACCAACCGCGGGTCGTCTTCCTCGACGAGCCGACCACCGGGCTCGACCCGCAGAGTCGCGCGCACATGTGGGACGAGATCCGTCGGCTCCGCGACCAGGGCATGACCGTCTTCGTGACCACGCACTACCTCGACGAGGCGGACGCGCTCTGCGACCGGATCTCCATCATGGACCACGGCACGCTGGTCGCGGAGGGCACGCCCGCGGAGCTCAAGCGCGAGATCGCCGGCGACGTCGTCACCGTGGGCGTCGACGGGTCCGCGCCGGAGGCCGCCAAGCTGCTCGACGGTGCGCCGTTCGTGACGGGTCTCGAGCAGACCGGCGACGGGCTCCGGCTCTACGTCGACGCGGGCGGCACCGCCATCCCGCAGATCATGCGGGTCCTGGACGGCGCCGGCATCGCACTCGGCAAGATCGAGCTGCACCGGCCCAGCCTCGACGACGTCTTCCTCGCCAAGACCGGCCGATCGCTGCGGGAGAGCTGA
- a CDS encoding ABC transporter permease produces the protein MTFLRDIWLVFQNQLRLLLRQPVWIFINLFQPLMFLLLFAPLLKPALSAGGAVSDAEVYRTFVPGLLVMLAIFGGLFQGFGLISDLRAGVIERARVTPVSRTALLLGRSLQDVVSLLVQAVIITLLALPFGLRVGLVDLLLAYLMLALIALMTSALSYGVALLLKSEDALAPVMNTLSQPLLLLSGILLPLTFAPVWLQRVADWNPFSWAVDGTRALFAGDPGAPAVWQGLAITLTLAVIAVAWAARMFARSVR, from the coding sequence ATGACCTTCCTCCGGGACATTTGGCTCGTCTTCCAGAACCAGTTGCGCCTGCTGCTGCGCCAGCCGGTCTGGATCTTCATCAACCTGTTCCAGCCGCTCATGTTCCTGCTGCTGTTCGCGCCGCTGCTCAAGCCCGCGCTGTCGGCCGGCGGCGCGGTCAGCGACGCCGAGGTCTACCGCACGTTCGTGCCCGGGCTGCTGGTCATGCTGGCCATCTTCGGCGGGCTGTTCCAGGGCTTCGGCCTGATCTCCGACCTGCGGGCCGGCGTGATCGAGCGGGCCCGCGTCACGCCGGTCAGCCGCACCGCGCTGCTGCTCGGCCGCTCCCTGCAGGACGTGGTGAGCCTGCTGGTCCAAGCCGTTATCATCACGTTGCTGGCGCTGCCGTTCGGGCTCCGCGTGGGCCTGGTCGACCTGCTGTTGGCGTACCTGATGCTGGCCCTGATCGCGCTGATGACGTCCGCGCTCTCCTACGGCGTGGCGCTGCTGCTCAAGAGCGAGGACGCGCTCGCCCCGGTGATGAACACGCTGTCCCAGCCGCTGCTGCTGCTCTCCGGCATCCTGCTGCCGCTCACCTTCGCCCCGGTCTGGCTGCAGCGCGTCGCCGACTGGAACCCGTTCTCCTGGGCCGTCGACGGCACCCGCGCGCTGTTCGCCGGCGACCCGGGCGCGCCCGCGGTCTGGCAGGGCCTCGCCATCACGCTGACGCTGGCCGTGATCGCCGTGGCCTGGGCCGCGCGCATGTTCGCCCGGAGCGTCCGCTGA
- a CDS encoding MFS transporter: protein MPRLVRDRTTWLIYVQLGLWGFFLYGFGPVVPLLRDEQHTSAAIAGLHSTGLAIGGLLGGALYPWLSRRLGRTRTMWLALTGVALATTLLISLPSLPATLTAATLASMCGWTVVSCGVSTLTDHHGPVAPTAITEANAAAVGLGMVSPLLIGLSTRVWENWRPGMGVLVLLIAAVAAHSLFTTGVRGRSASAVGTGAPLAPSAGSVASSGSGASSGSAASFGSAASSGSAASFGSAASFGSAASFGSAASFGSAASFGSAASFGSAASSGSDASSGSAASPGSAAPPGFAASFGSAASSSSVGSPISGVAPGAVPPAGAAASGDPVAPSGDAEPMGRGAPDSGGAPPGPAGFPGEPLGSAAADGAAATPAAARPPANVTRSGGGGRRLPRTYWLAWSLLCVTGAVEVCLSLWAADVLRDHAGMSPGGASATVAAIVGGMLAGRLAGGRIALRVPPIPLLLIALGLSAAGFLLFWVPTVSWVAAAGLIVLGVGNAMHYPLTISLAMAAAPGQADVAAATASYSAAVGFGVAPLLLGWIADRVGPHPAFLLLPILIVTAAAIVLRLRRRLPPVTD from the coding sequence ATGCCCCGACTCGTGCGCGACCGGACCACCTGGCTGATCTACGTCCAGCTCGGCCTGTGGGGCTTCTTCCTCTACGGCTTCGGCCCGGTCGTCCCGCTGCTCCGCGACGAGCAGCACACCAGCGCCGCGATCGCGGGCCTGCACAGCACCGGGCTCGCGATCGGCGGCCTGCTCGGCGGCGCCCTCTACCCGTGGCTCTCCCGCCGCCTCGGCCGTACCCGCACCATGTGGCTCGCCCTCACCGGCGTCGCCCTCGCCACCACGCTGCTCATCTCACTCCCGTCCCTGCCCGCCACGCTGACCGCCGCCACACTCGCCTCCATGTGCGGCTGGACCGTCGTCAGCTGCGGCGTCAGCACCCTCACCGACCACCACGGTCCCGTCGCCCCCACCGCCATCACGGAAGCGAACGCGGCAGCGGTCGGGTTGGGGATGGTGTCGCCACTGCTGATCGGTCTCAGCACGCGGGTCTGGGAGAACTGGCGTCCGGGCATGGGCGTGCTGGTCTTGCTGATCGCCGCTGTCGCCGCTCATTCCCTCTTCACCACGGGGGTACGGGGACGGTCCGCTTCCGCCGTCGGGACGGGCGCGCCGCTCGCGCCGTCCGCCGGGTCTGTCGCGTCTTCGGGTTCCGGTGCGTCTTCCGGTTCTGCGGCGTCTTTCGGTTCTGCCGCGTCTTCCGGTTCTGCGGCGTCTTTCGGTTCTGCGGCGTCTTTCGGTTCTGCCGCGTCTTTCGGTTCTGCGGCGTCTTTCGGTTCTGCCGCGTCTTTCGGTTCTGCGGCGTCTTTCGGTTCTGCCGCGTCTTCCGGTTCTGACGCGTCCTCCGGTTCCGCTGCGTCGCCCGGTTCTGCCGCGCCTCCCGGGTTCGCCGCGTCTTTCGGTTCCGCTGCGTCGTCGAGTTCTGTTGGGTCTCCGATTTCTGGTGTGGCTCCGGGTGCTGTGCCGCCGGCCGGTGCCGCTGCTTCGGGCGATCCTGTCGCGCCCTCCGGGGACGCCGAGCCGATGGGGCGCGGGGCGCCGGATTCCGGTGGGGCGCCTCCTGGTCCGGCAGGGTTTCCCGGCGAACCGCTGGGCTCTGCTGCGGCGGACGGTGCCGCGGCTACGCCGGCCGCTGCTAGACCGCCGGCGAACGTGACGCGGTCCGGCGGTGGTGGGCGGCGGCTGCCGAGGACGTACTGGCTGGCCTGGTCGTTGCTCTGCGTCACCGGGGCGGTCGAGGTGTGCCTGTCGTTGTGGGCGGCGGATGTGCTGCGCGACCATGCCGGAATGTCACCCGGCGGTGCGTCCGCGACCGTGGCCGCGATCGTCGGCGGCATGCTGGCCGGGCGGCTCGCCGGTGGCCGGATCGCGCTGCGCGTACCGCCGATTCCGCTCCTGCTGATCGCGCTGGGCCTGTCGGCGGCCGGATTCCTGCTGTTCTGGGTACCGACGGTGAGCTGGGTCGCGGCGGCCGGGCTGATCGTGCTCGGGGTCGGCAACGCGATGCACTATCCACTGACGATCTCGCTGGCCATGGCCGCCGCCCCCGGACAGGCCGACGTCGCCGCGGCGACCGCCAGCTACTCGGCGGCGGTCGGCTTCGGCGTCGCGCCGCTGCTGCTCGGCTGGATCGCCGACCGGGTCGGGCCGCACCCGGCCTTCCTCCTGCTGCCGATTCTGATCGTGACCGCCGCGGCGATCGTGCTCCGGCTGCGGAGGCGGCTGCCGCCCGTCACCGATTGA
- a CDS encoding O-methyltransferase, with translation MDFKTLPHTPELYAYALAHGMPLDDVFQELIRETRATLGPDEVAMQVSPEQAGLLTMLTRLVGARTAVEVGTFTGLSSLAIARGLPEDGRLTCFDISEEYTSVARRYWERAGVDKKIELRIGPAAEGLRELPAEPHLDLVFIDADKVGYPTYWSELVPRMRPGGLLIIDNVLRHGRVLDPRNDGDRAMVRFNDIVATDDRVDAIVLPLADGITLARRR, from the coding sequence ATGGACTTCAAGACGCTGCCGCACACGCCGGAGTTGTACGCGTACGCGCTGGCTCATGGCATGCCCCTCGACGACGTCTTCCAGGAGCTGATCCGGGAGACGCGCGCCACGCTCGGGCCGGACGAGGTCGCCATGCAGGTCTCGCCGGAGCAGGCCGGCCTGCTGACCATGCTGACGCGGCTGGTCGGCGCGCGCACCGCGGTGGAGGTGGGCACGTTCACCGGGCTGTCGTCGCTGGCGATCGCGCGCGGGCTGCCCGAGGATGGGCGGCTGACCTGCTTCGACATCTCGGAGGAGTACACGTCGGTGGCGCGCCGGTACTGGGAGCGCGCCGGCGTGGACAAGAAGATCGAGCTGCGGATCGGCCCGGCGGCGGAGGGGCTTCGCGAACTGCCCGCCGAGCCGCACCTCGATCTGGTCTTCATCGACGCGGACAAGGTCGGCTACCCCACGTACTGGTCCGAGTTGGTCCCGCGGATGCGCCCCGGCGGCCTGCTGATCATCGACAACGTGCTGCGCCACGGCCGGGTGCTCGACCCACGCAACGACGGCGACCGGGCGATGGTGCGCTTCAACGACATCGTAGCCACGGACGACCGCGTCGACGCGATCGTGCTCCCGCTCGCGGACGGCATCACCCTGGCCCGCCGCCGCTGA
- a CDS encoding Maf family protein, protein MQTSNRPRLILGSASPARRALLKSAGIEVEVIVSGVDESAVEAVSADTLCQILARLKAAAVADRVRQTEAATLPGTGPATLVLGCDSVLAFDGEILGKPRDADEAVRRWQAMRGRSGTLYTGHSLVDVGGNGTAEGVAATVVHFAELSDQEIKTYVGTGEPLHVAGSFTIDGLGGAFVERIEGDHGTVVGLSLPLLRRLVAELGFSITDFWTTA, encoded by the coding sequence GTGCAGACGTCGAACCGGCCCCGCCTGATTCTGGGCTCCGCGAGCCCCGCCCGCCGTGCCCTGCTGAAGTCCGCGGGGATCGAGGTGGAGGTGATCGTCTCGGGCGTGGACGAGTCGGCGGTGGAGGCGGTCAGTGCGGACACCCTGTGTCAGATATTGGCGCGGCTGAAGGCGGCGGCCGTCGCCGATCGGGTACGGCAGACCGAGGCGGCGACGTTGCCCGGCACCGGGCCGGCGACGCTCGTGCTCGGGTGCGACTCGGTGCTGGCGTTCGACGGGGAGATCCTGGGCAAGCCGCGCGACGCGGACGAGGCGGTGCGCCGCTGGCAGGCGATGCGCGGGCGCAGCGGGACGCTCTACACCGGCCACAGCCTGGTCGACGTGGGCGGCAACGGGACGGCCGAGGGCGTCGCGGCGACGGTCGTGCACTTCGCGGAGCTGTCCGATCAGGAGATCAAGACCTACGTGGGTACGGGGGAGCCGCTCCACGTGGCCGGATCGTTCACGATCGACGGGCTGGGTGGCGCGTTCGTGGAGCGGATCGAGGGCGATCACGGGACGGTGGTGGGGCTGTCGCTGCCGCTGCTGCGCCGGCTGGTCGCGGAGCTCGGCTTCTCCATCACGGACTTCTGGACGACCGCGTGA
- the mycP gene encoding type VII secretion-associated serine protease mycosin, which yields MTAGIPIQTAAHLEQWHLESLKIDQAHQISTGVGITVAVLDSGVDSHRDLQPALLPGISLLDGAATSGQSDEQGHGTAIAGLIAASGGTDGASGIAPGSKILPIKILDAQGRGSTDNTAKGIRWATSHGAKIINISTASGPNIEVRKAIEEAIAADVVIVASSGNKPTHNVIAFPAYIDSVVAVGATGRDGAIADISTSGEKLDLAAPGVDLLSTWTGQTYQPGTGTSASAAIVSGVAALVWSRYPELSAAEVVHRMTATAVDKGAPGRDPEYGFGIVDPVAALTANVPPLETEPAAEPTATAQAAPVPNTMGRTAVILIAVIGSLIGVALVIALAVARPRNRAEP from the coding sequence ATGACAGCAGGAATCCCCATACAAACCGCCGCCCATCTTGAGCAGTGGCATCTCGAGTCCCTCAAGATTGACCAGGCGCACCAAATATCGACGGGGGTGGGAATAACTGTGGCGGTGCTTGACTCTGGCGTCGATTCCCATCGCGATCTCCAGCCAGCGTTGCTTCCCGGAATCTCCTTACTGGACGGCGCCGCGACCTCAGGACAGAGTGACGAGCAGGGGCACGGGACTGCCATTGCAGGACTTATTGCTGCATCCGGGGGCACCGATGGCGCATCTGGAATAGCACCGGGATCGAAAATTCTCCCTATTAAGATCCTTGACGCCCAAGGACGGGGAAGCACAGACAATACCGCCAAGGGTATTCGATGGGCAACCTCACATGGCGCCAAAATTATAAATATTTCGACAGCCAGCGGCCCCAATATTGAAGTAAGAAAAGCAATCGAGGAGGCCATCGCCGCCGACGTTGTGATTGTGGCCAGCTCGGGAAATAAGCCTACGCACAACGTTATAGCTTTCCCGGCCTATATAGATAGCGTAGTTGCCGTCGGTGCTACGGGACGAGACGGCGCCATTGCCGACATATCAACCAGCGGAGAAAAACTCGATCTAGCTGCGCCCGGCGTCGATCTGTTGAGCACCTGGACTGGACAGACGTACCAGCCCGGAACCGGCACGTCGGCGTCGGCGGCGATTGTTTCTGGGGTGGCGGCGTTGGTGTGGAGTCGTTACCCGGAGTTGTCGGCCGCCGAGGTCGTTCATCGGATGACGGCGACCGCCGTCGACAAGGGGGCGCCCGGGCGGGATCCCGAATACGGGTTCGGGATCGTGGATCCGGTGGCAGCGCTGACCGCGAATGTACCGCCTCTTGAGACTGAACCCGCCGCGGAACCGACCGCGACCGCGCAAGCCGCACCGGTGCCGAACACGATGGGGCGGACCGCCGTCATTCTCATAGCGGTGATCGGAAGCCTGATAGGCGTGGCGCTGGTGATCGCCCTCGCCGTCGCCCGCCCGCGCAACCGCGCCGAGCCGTGA
- a CDS encoding acyl-CoA carboxylase subunit epsilon → MHSGDRAPDLKIVNGTPTPEELAALIGALRALTRVSRPAAPPAAAPWSRSSRPGYTATWRHSALPR, encoded by the coding sequence ATGCACTCCGGCGACCGTGCCCCAGATCTCAAGATCGTCAACGGTACGCCCACGCCCGAGGAACTGGCCGCGCTGATCGGCGCCTTGCGTGCGCTGACACGGGTGTCCCGCCCGGCCGCCCCGCCCGCCGCGGCGCCGTGGTCCCGGTCGTCCCGTCCCGGCTACACCGCCACCTGGCGACACTCCGCACTCCCCCGATGA